In the genome of Sebastes umbrosus isolate fSebUmb1 chromosome 14, fSebUmb1.pri, whole genome shotgun sequence, one region contains:
- the LOC119501651 gene encoding protein FAM104A isoform X1 produces MLTENRKRQRSCGDEENGHLVPQAKRQSRAHPLSPEPGRDAWDSESSSESSSSISSPEHAAGSCSSQCAVGPCSPSASVTPSELAGRVSLVSYLPGSTAS; encoded by the exons ATGTTGACTGAAAACAG GAAACGGCAGCGCAGCTGTGGTGATGAGGAGAATGGCCACCTGGTGCCTCAAGCCAAACGGCAGAGCAGAGCTCATCCTCTCTCCCCTGAGCCAGGCCGGGATGCCTGGGACTCTGAG TCATCCAgcgagagcagcagcagcatcagcagtcCTGAACATGCGGCTGGCAGCTGTAGCAGTCAGTGCGCTGTGGGCCCCTGCAGCCCTTCAGCTTCGGTGACTCCCTCAGAACTGGCCGGCCGTGTGAGCTTGGTGTCCTACCTGCCAGGATCAACCGCATCCTGA